In the Haloferula helveola genome, one interval contains:
- the lysS gene encoding lysine--tRNA ligase translates to MTDAAQTPPSQSTEAELIAVRREKLAKLRELGVDPFGAAFETTHTPATLRENFEEGQQVKVAGRITGLRNMGRSCFFHIGDVLGQIQGFIAVKKLSEEQLAIFECLDRGDWLGIEGETFITRTGEPTVKVENFTVLSKSLRPMPDKWHGVADRELKYRKRHLDLMSNEESAAIFVTRSRMVAEIRNFFHERDYLEVETPMLQSVAGGAAARPFETFHNALGMPLTMRIAPELFLKRLLVGGFTKVFELNRNFRNEGISRRHNPEFTMLEAYQAFGDFEIMAELVESLVCHLAETFCGGLKIDHKDEEGNVTRTIDLTRPWKRANYHDLVKGVAGDDFFDITPEARRAKCDELGVQISDEMEDYEVIQQVFEKKVEEHTFDPCFVTRVPSELIPLAKVTPGGKTVEVYELIINGQEISPGYSELNDPDVQRDRLEHQAGGEEEQLVDYDFIETLEHGMPPAGGIGIGIDRLIMMLTGAPTIRDVVLFPLLKKKE, encoded by the coding sequence ATGACCGACGCCGCCCAGACGCCGCCATCCCAGTCCACCGAAGCCGAACTGATCGCGGTGCGCCGCGAGAAGCTCGCCAAGCTTCGCGAACTCGGCGTCGACCCCTTCGGCGCGGCCTTCGAAACCACCCACACGCCCGCCACACTGCGCGAGAACTTCGAGGAAGGCCAGCAGGTCAAAGTCGCCGGCCGTATCACCGGGCTGCGCAACATGGGCCGCTCGTGCTTCTTCCACATCGGCGACGTGCTCGGACAGATCCAGGGATTCATCGCGGTCAAGAAGCTGAGCGAAGAACAGCTCGCGATCTTCGAATGCCTCGACCGCGGCGACTGGCTCGGCATCGAGGGCGAAACGTTCATCACCCGCACCGGGGAGCCGACCGTGAAGGTCGAGAATTTCACCGTGCTCAGCAAGTCGCTGCGCCCGATGCCCGACAAGTGGCACGGCGTCGCCGACCGCGAACTGAAGTACCGCAAGCGCCACCTCGATCTGATGTCGAACGAGGAAAGCGCGGCAATCTTCGTCACCCGCAGCCGCATGGTTGCGGAAATCCGGAACTTCTTCCACGAGCGCGACTACCTCGAGGTCGAGACGCCAATGCTCCAGAGCGTCGCCGGTGGCGCGGCAGCGCGGCCGTTCGAGACCTTCCACAACGCGCTCGGCATGCCGCTGACCATGCGGATCGCGCCCGAGCTGTTCCTCAAGCGCCTGCTTGTCGGCGGTTTCACCAAGGTCTTCGAGCTCAACCGCAACTTCCGCAACGAAGGTATCTCCCGCCGCCACAATCCGGAGTTCACGATGCTTGAGGCCTACCAGGCCTTCGGCGACTTCGAGATCATGGCCGAACTGGTCGAAAGCCTCGTCTGCCACCTCGCCGAGACCTTCTGCGGTGGACTGAAGATCGATCACAAGGACGAGGAAGGGAACGTCACCCGCACCATCGATCTCACCCGCCCGTGGAAGCGCGCGAACTACCACGACCTCGTCAAGGGGGTGGCCGGCGACGACTTTTTCGACATCACGCCCGAGGCGCGCCGCGCCAAGTGCGACGAACTCGGCGTGCAGATCTCCGACGAGATGGAGGACTACGAAGTCATCCAACAGGTCTTCGAGAAGAAGGTCGAGGAGCACACCTTCGACCCGTGCTTCGTCACCCGCGTGCCGAGCGAGCTGATCCCCCTGGCGAAAGTCACGCCCGGCGGCAAGACGGTCGAGGTTTACGAGCTCATCATCAACGGCCAGGAAATCAGCCCCGGCTACAGCGAGCTGAACGACCCGGACGTCCAGCGCGACCGCCTCGAGCACCAGGCCGGCGGCGAGGAAGAGCAGCTCGTCGACTACGACTTCATCGAGACCCTCGAGCACGGCATGCCCCCCGCCGGCGGCATCGGCATCGGCATCGACCGCCTCATCATGATGCTCACCGGCGCCCCGACCATCCGCGACGTCGTCCTCTTCCCGCTCCTGAAGAAGAAAGAATAA
- a CDS encoding C-type lectin domain-containing protein, with product MPRSDRRPARRRRKPRGRRRQSSAVDWKLARNLVIIVALVGAIYATWQRYQRTLQERAAAPAPTAPAMPTATPAEPPPVAPAPEPPLVETEPEAEPMVEEPPASPPVPEKPAQSLVRLREKLADGARDEYPIGTITDGVSDYFLVPAAVTWDQAYRFAEAYGGHLAIPRDPLHLAWLAAQVPDSAARGETTPALWIGVGRFGDAGWQRIDGAGLHSAPPSGTGKAVAIQADSSLIAEPPSTLHPFLIQWQRDGSNPAGLREMLERTRETLAESVPRFPRGTIEVGDSHLLLVERDMTATEARELAELGSGHLMVPATAAEADWLEKVTAPMESGSLVWLGGQREGAEWKWDTGEPWTFARWADGQPTGQYDALAFAPHAGWADADPRSTATAFIIEWSPEPEPVPFAPDPMDEVRAKARELLAGIEKERDAALKTNAQGFFFDLDVWLRGNPKSEVERWAPGVKRFKQAVNGNRIPGSLARGGYPQRMIKVARDHLEKQAQIDRAFLAQAGKVRDAYVERLGPVIEAAQERGQPDIARELTESIEKFADTRAWLRSLEPPPEEDPE from the coding sequence GTGCCAAGATCCGATCGCAGACCCGCCCGCCGCCGCCGGAAACCCCGGGGACGCAGGCGGCAGTCGTCGGCGGTCGATTGGAAACTGGCGCGCAACCTGGTGATCATTGTCGCACTGGTGGGCGCGATTTACGCGACCTGGCAACGCTACCAGCGCACGCTCCAAGAACGCGCCGCGGCACCGGCTCCCACCGCGCCGGCAATGCCAACCGCCACACCCGCCGAGCCACCACCCGTCGCTCCCGCTCCCGAGCCACCCTTGGTTGAAACCGAGCCGGAAGCCGAACCGATGGTGGAAGAGCCACCTGCCAGCCCGCCGGTTCCGGAAAAACCCGCGCAGTCGCTGGTCCGCCTACGTGAGAAACTGGCCGACGGCGCACGGGACGAATATCCCATCGGCACGATCACCGACGGCGTGTCCGACTACTTCCTCGTCCCGGCAGCGGTCACGTGGGATCAGGCCTACCGCTTCGCCGAGGCCTACGGCGGCCACCTCGCCATTCCGCGCGACCCGCTTCACCTCGCGTGGCTCGCGGCGCAAGTCCCGGATAGCGCCGCGCGCGGCGAAACGACGCCCGCGCTGTGGATCGGGGTCGGCCGGTTCGGCGATGCCGGCTGGCAGCGGATCGATGGTGCCGGACTCCATTCCGCTCCTCCATCCGGCACCGGCAAGGCGGTCGCCATCCAGGCCGATTCGTCGCTCATCGCGGAACCGCCATCCACCCTGCATCCCTTCCTCATCCAGTGGCAGCGCGATGGATCCAATCCCGCCGGCCTCCGCGAAATGCTCGAGCGCACCCGCGAAACCCTCGCGGAAAGCGTTCCCCGGTTCCCCCGCGGCACCATCGAGGTCGGCGACAGCCACCTGCTCCTTGTCGAACGCGATATGACCGCCACCGAGGCCCGCGAACTCGCGGAGCTCGGCTCCGGGCACCTGATGGTTCCCGCGACGGCCGCCGAAGCCGATTGGCTGGAAAAGGTGACCGCCCCGATGGAGTCCGGCTCGCTCGTCTGGCTCGGCGGCCAGCGCGAAGGCGCCGAGTGGAAATGGGATACCGGCGAGCCGTGGACCTTCGCACGCTGGGCCGACGGCCAGCCGACCGGCCAGTACGACGCTCTTGCGTTCGCACCCCACGCGGGTTGGGCCGATGCCGATCCGCGTTCGACGGCGACCGCCTTCATCATCGAGTGGAGTCCGGAACCCGAGCCGGTGCCGTTCGCGCCCGACCCGATGGACGAGGTGCGCGCCAAGGCCCGTGAACTCCTCGCCGGCATCGAGAAAGAGCGAGACGCCGCCCTCAAGACCAATGCACAGGGCTTCTTCTTCGACCTCGACGTCTGGCTGCGCGGCAACCCGAAAAGCGAAGTCGAGCGCTGGGCACCCGGGGTCAAACGCTTCAAGCAGGCGGTCAATGGCAACCGGATACCCGGTAGCCTCGCCAGAGGCGGTTACCCGCAGCGAATGATCAAGGTCGCCCGCGATCACCTCGAGAAGCAGGCACAAATCGACCGCGCCTTCCTCGCCCAGGCCGGGAAGGTCCGCGACGCCTACGTCGAACGTCTCGGCCCGGTCATCGAAGCCGCCCAAGAGCGCGGCCAACCCGACATCGCCCGCGAGCTCACCGAGTCGATCGAGAAATTCGCCGACACCCGGGCCTGGCTCCGCTCCCTCGAGCCGCCGCCCGAGGAAGATCCCGAGTAG
- a CDS encoding CvfB family protein, which translates to MAELGEWAALKVIREKPPGLYLDSEGEEGEVLLPRKEMPASWELGGTIEVFLYTDSEDRIIATPKRPRVMPGEFGYLKVVAETRVGSFLDWGLQKDLLLPFGEQRERVPVGRSCVVHVHVDPESGRIVASRRLGRHLSQDRPRYQPGQEVELLLYGKTEMGYKAIVDGKFGGVLFANEVFRDLRAGERTQGYIKEVRDDGKIDLSLYPPGRKRVNDLESRIEDELHRRGGFWELCDSSPAEVIHQELGVSKKAFKQATGALFRKRKIVISDDGIRLTDGQAPPRG; encoded by the coding sequence ATGGCGGAACTCGGAGAGTGGGCGGCATTGAAGGTGATCCGGGAGAAGCCTCCCGGGCTCTATCTCGATTCCGAGGGCGAGGAGGGAGAAGTGCTTCTGCCGCGCAAGGAGATGCCCGCAAGTTGGGAACTCGGCGGGACGATCGAGGTCTTTCTCTACACCGACTCCGAAGATCGGATCATCGCCACGCCGAAGCGGCCGAGAGTGATGCCGGGGGAATTCGGCTACCTCAAGGTGGTGGCCGAAACCCGTGTCGGCTCGTTTCTCGACTGGGGCCTTCAGAAGGACCTGCTGTTGCCCTTCGGCGAGCAGCGGGAGCGCGTGCCGGTCGGGCGGTCGTGCGTGGTGCACGTTCACGTCGATCCCGAGAGCGGACGGATCGTCGCCAGCCGGCGCTTGGGCCGCCATCTCAGCCAGGACCGGCCGAGATACCAGCCGGGCCAGGAAGTCGAGCTGCTGCTGTATGGCAAGACCGAGATGGGCTACAAGGCGATCGTCGATGGCAAGTTCGGCGGCGTGCTGTTTGCCAACGAGGTATTCCGCGATCTGCGGGCCGGCGAGCGGACGCAGGGCTACATCAAGGAGGTCCGCGACGACGGCAAGATCGACCTCTCGCTCTACCCGCCCGGGCGCAAGCGGGTGAACGATCTGGAATCGCGGATCGAGGACGAGCTCCACCGTCGCGGTGGATTCTGGGAGCTATGCGATTCGAGCCCGGCCGAGGTGATCCATCAAGAGCTCGGGGTCAGCAAGAAGGCGTTCAAGCAGGCGACCGGGGCGTTGTTCCGGAAGCGCAAGATTGTGATCAGCGACGACGGCATCCGCCTGACCGACGGTCAGGCCCCGCCGCGTGGCTGA
- the tssD gene encoding type VI secretion system tube protein TssD, with translation MKLISLLVTATFLVTASVRAALPAFAEINMGGTDLEGEHSYPTFGGIDVSTMIQVTAFRHEVLRGISAGRVEGLSHKPITITKPIDKATPLLYRAISDEQTGTVRLNFFNNDPDTGQTQHFFTIELTGAKIVRVQPWLASTYDPAAANLPPQEEVTIYYDTMTITSESGGTTTTVSSSDR, from the coding sequence ATGAAACTGATATCCCTCCTCGTCACCGCCACCTTCCTCGTCACCGCCAGCGTCCGCGCCGCGCTTCCGGCATTCGCCGAGATCAACATGGGCGGCACCGACCTCGAAGGAGAACACAGCTACCCCACATTCGGCGGCATTGATGTCTCGACCATGATCCAAGTGACCGCCTTCCGCCACGAGGTACTCCGCGGGATCTCCGCGGGTCGGGTCGAAGGACTTTCGCACAAGCCGATCACGATCACCAAGCCGATCGACAAGGCAACGCCTCTTCTTTACCGGGCAATCAGTGACGAGCAAACCGGAACCGTCAGGCTCAATTTCTTCAACAATGATCCGGACACAGGACAGACTCAGCATTTCTTCACGATCGAGCTCACCGGCGCCAAGATCGTCCGCGTCCAGCCGTGGCTGGCCAGCACCTACGACCCCGCCGCGGCAAACCTGCCCCCACAGGAAGAAGTGACGATCTACTACGACACCATGACGATCACCAGCGAGAGCGGCGGCACGACGACCACCGTGAGCTCGTCCGATCGCTAA
- a CDS encoding ribonuclease H-like domain-containing protein, which yields MAGKNIVYFDLETQRSFGDVGGSAHKDKMGMSVGVTYSTADGEYHIYGEDQADALIEELVRADLVVGWNHVEFDYPVLQGYTIRELADQTINLDMMLAAQEIIGFRLKLDAVAEGSLGMGKTADGLDALKWWQEYKKTGDREPLMKIAEYCAFDVKVTKCVHEYAVEHGHLKYHDKGGHLQEFEVDWK from the coding sequence GTGGCGGGGAAAAACATCGTCTATTTCGACCTTGAGACGCAACGGAGCTTCGGCGACGTCGGCGGCTCGGCGCATAAGGACAAGATGGGGATGTCGGTCGGCGTGACCTACAGCACCGCCGACGGCGAGTATCACATCTACGGCGAGGACCAGGCCGACGCCCTGATCGAGGAGCTCGTCCGGGCCGATCTGGTGGTCGGCTGGAACCACGTCGAGTTCGACTACCCGGTGCTCCAGGGCTACACGATCCGCGAGCTGGCCGACCAGACGATCAATCTCGACATGATGCTGGCCGCCCAGGAGATCATCGGCTTCCGGCTCAAGCTCGACGCGGTGGCCGAGGGGTCGCTGGGAATGGGCAAAACGGCTGACGGACTCGATGCCCTGAAGTGGTGGCAGGAGTACAAGAAAACCGGTGACCGGGAGCCGTTGATGAAGATCGCCGAGTACTGCGCCTTCGACGTCAAGGTGACCAAGTGCGTCCACGAGTATGCGGTCGAGCACGGCCACCTGAAGTATCACGACAAGGGCGGCCACCTGCAGGAATTCGAGGTCGACTGGAAATAG
- a CDS encoding amylosucrase, with product MLDTALPPTIHESRLSLHRLLPRLRKSFPTENEGADWAAFEDRLERHFPVLFDLLWRVYGPSYDFFFHVEQILRTCAESWLARDSDLKSLDAIREGHTHWYQSNRVVGAMAYVDLFSGDLSGLRERIVYLKELGVTYLHLMPLFKSPAGDDDGGYAISSYREVDPDLGTMDELRELAAELRQQGMSLVLDFVFNHTSDEHDWAMAAREGSEEFQGYYWMFPDREEPDQYERTLRPIFPDAHPGSFTYRTALGKWVWTTFNNFQWDLNYKNPDVFNAMAGEMLYLANAGVEMLRMDAVPFLWKEKGSSCENLEQAHLLIQAFNAIARIAAPALIFKSEAIVAPDEIKKYVSEEECHLSYNPPLMVQLWNSLASRNANLMLHSLPKRFELPKGCSWVNYLRCHDDIGWGFEDRDLWELGINPHDHRWFLNRFFTGEHTSSFARGRLFQHNPVTGDARICGTTASLCGLEKAIYEGDEQQTEYAIRRILLLYGIIFTMGGIPLIYLGDEIGIANDYDFESDSEKAGDDRWLHRPAFDWEKAENRKDPTTVEGKLFHGMLKLSQIRKNNQAFHETHTEFVDVGNQHVFGYFRVYDGQSILCLANFNDHPEEVSATRLRQLGLRKTFTDLIAGQSIVATERLVMEPLQFMAIL from the coding sequence ATGCTCGATACCGCTCTTCCTCCGACCATCCACGAAAGCCGGCTCTCCCTCCACCGCTTGCTGCCGCGGCTGCGGAAAAGCTTTCCGACGGAGAATGAGGGCGCGGACTGGGCGGCGTTCGAGGACCGGCTGGAGCGGCACTTCCCGGTGCTTTTCGACCTGCTGTGGCGGGTCTATGGTCCCAGCTACGACTTCTTCTTTCACGTCGAGCAGATCCTCCGCACCTGCGCCGAGTCGTGGCTGGCGCGCGACTCGGATCTGAAAAGCCTCGATGCCATTCGCGAAGGTCACACGCATTGGTACCAGTCGAACCGGGTGGTCGGCGCGATGGCCTATGTCGACCTCTTCTCGGGAGACCTCTCCGGCCTGCGCGAGCGGATCGTCTACCTCAAGGAGCTGGGAGTCACCTACCTGCACCTCATGCCTCTGTTCAAGAGCCCGGCGGGCGACGACGACGGTGGCTATGCGATCAGCAGCTACCGTGAGGTTGATCCGGATCTGGGAACCATGGACGAGCTGCGCGAACTCGCGGCCGAGCTTCGGCAGCAGGGGATGAGTCTCGTGCTCGACTTCGTCTTCAACCACACCTCCGACGAGCACGACTGGGCGATGGCCGCCCGCGAGGGATCGGAAGAGTTCCAAGGCTACTACTGGATGTTCCCGGATCGGGAGGAACCGGATCAGTACGAACGCACCTTGCGTCCGATTTTCCCCGACGCCCACCCCGGTTCGTTCACCTACCGCACCGCATTGGGCAAGTGGGTGTGGACGACCTTCAACAACTTCCAGTGGGACCTGAACTACAAGAACCCGGACGTCTTCAATGCGATGGCGGGCGAGATGCTCTACCTCGCCAACGCGGGTGTCGAGATGCTGCGCATGGATGCGGTCCCGTTCCTGTGGAAGGAGAAGGGCAGCAGCTGCGAGAACCTCGAGCAGGCGCACCTCCTCATCCAGGCCTTCAACGCGATCGCCCGGATCGCCGCGCCGGCGCTGATCTTCAAGTCGGAAGCGATCGTCGCGCCGGACGAGATCAAGAAATACGTGTCCGAGGAGGAGTGCCACCTTTCCTACAACCCGCCGCTGATGGTGCAGCTCTGGAACTCGCTCGCTTCACGCAATGCGAACCTGATGCTTCACTCGCTGCCGAAGCGCTTCGAGCTGCCGAAGGGATGCTCATGGGTCAACTACCTGCGCTGCCACGACGACATCGGCTGGGGCTTCGAGGATCGTGACCTGTGGGAACTCGGGATCAATCCGCACGACCACCGCTGGTTCCTCAACCGCTTCTTCACCGGCGAGCACACTTCGAGTTTCGCGCGCGGTCGGCTGTTTCAGCACAACCCGGTGACCGGTGATGCCCGGATCTGCGGCACGACCGCTTCGCTCTGCGGACTGGAGAAGGCGATCTACGAAGGTGATGAGCAGCAGACCGAGTACGCCATCCGTCGTATCTTGCTGCTCTACGGCATCATCTTCACGATGGGCGGCATCCCGCTCATCTACCTCGGCGACGAGATCGGGATCGCGAATGACTACGATTTCGAAAGCGACTCCGAGAAGGCGGGCGACGACCGCTGGCTCCACCGGCCTGCCTTCGATTGGGAGAAGGCGGAGAACCGCAAGGACCCGACCACGGTCGAGGGCAAGCTGTTCCATGGCATGCTCAAGCTTTCCCAGATCCGGAAGAACAACCAGGCGTTCCATGAGACCCACACCGAGTTCGTCGACGTGGGGAACCAGCACGTCTTTGGCTACTTCCGGGTCTACGACGGCCAGAGCATCCTCTGCCTCGCGAATTTCAACGACCACCCGGAGGAAGTCTCGGCGACCCGCCTGCGCCAGCTCGGGTTGAGGAAGACCTTTACGGACCTGATCGCCGGGCAGTCGATCGTCGCGACCGAGCGGCTCGTCATGGAGCCGCTGCAGTTCATGGCGATCCTTTGA